From Thermogladius calderae 1633, a single genomic window includes:
- a CDS encoding triphosphoribosyl-dephospho-CoA synthase → MTQATRNLVERYSTLLAFSIALEVSAYPKPGNTHRLSEYRDKPYLAFLLNSIALKDVFERTMRDAIAKRVSLGKVVYRAARATVVYSGFNTSLGQILLLSPLAISIGRCVGTGTPSYECFIGNYKAVVEETTVEDSVWFYRAVRLVKPSYIRRGDVDGGFVDVWDPGFADKLRARGHRLVDVLQYASRVDVVSDEVVSGLKRSRALLGVLEKYVTAFRDWNKAVVATFIELLSTEIDTLVSRKHGYTVAMEVKREAEKVKERLFDPSFEERVSELDRSLKSRMINPGSLADLLTSTIALFLLKNGVGPVFTYSV, encoded by the coding sequence TTGACGCAGGCTACCAGGAACCTTGTAGAACGCTACTCGACGCTCCTAGCGTTTTCTATCGCCCTAGAGGTCTCGGCCTACCCTAAACCTGGCAACACGCACAGGCTGTCCGAGTACAGGGACAAGCCCTACCTAGCCTTCCTCTTGAACTCTATCGCGTTGAAAGACGTCTTCGAGAGAACCATGCGCGACGCGATCGCAAAGAGGGTGAGCCTTGGTAAGGTGGTGTACAGGGCCGCTAGGGCCACTGTGGTGTATAGCGGTTTCAACACGTCTCTCGGGCAGATCTTGCTGCTCTCACCTCTAGCAATTTCTATAGGGAGGTGCGTGGGGACGGGCACCCCGTCTTACGAGTGTTTTATCGGGAACTACAAGGCCGTAGTAGAGGAGACGACGGTCGAGGACTCTGTATGGTTCTATAGGGCTGTCCGGCTAGTTAAACCCAGCTATATCAGGAGGGGTGATGTAGACGGCGGGTTTGTTGACGTGTGGGACCCCGGCTTCGCAGACAAGCTTCGGGCCAGGGGGCACAGGCTTGTCGACGTCCTCCAGTACGCGTCGAGGGTAGACGTCGTGTCAGACGAAGTGGTCTCCGGTCTAAAGAGAAGCAGGGCGCTCCTAGGCGTGCTCGAGAAGTATGTAACAGCCTTCAGGGACTGGAATAAGGCCGTCGTAGCGACCTTTATCGAGCTCTTGTCCACGGAAATCGACACCCTCGTCTCACGGAAGCACGGCTACACAGTAGCAATGGAAGTGAAGAGAGAGGCCGAGAAGGTGAAAGAGCGTCTATTTGACCCGTCTTTCGAGGAGAGGGTGTCCGAGCTCGACAGGTCTCTCAAGAGTAGGATGATTAACCCGGGGAGTCTCGCCGACCTACTGACCTCGACAATAGCCTTGTTCCTGTTGAAGAACGGCGTCGGGCCCGTGTTCACGTACAGTGTTTAG
- a CDS encoding molybdopterin-dependent oxidoreductase, whose amino-acid sequence MLCYKTAGMEEWPGILAVYDCPVNVVFNDVEDVKSFVEGVLKGAGLEGVLEFSSNEAIGSRTVLFRLHFKPVASAREYVGIRVVAVDNVVARVLFVVPRELESVSRALESGLTIGRYNPDKDMNETTQVADQQVYIPYPVIYAVRGVPRVQPSEWYLEVAGLVENSPILHYNDLVKMPMASITTDFHCVTGWSVRSVRLRGVETRLVTELAKPLKEARWVYITGYDSYSAIVPVNEFSKGVLVLYMGDKPLPPEHGGPVRLFFPGLYGWKSVKWVKRLEFTSEYRDGYWEVMGYHPRGRVENSERFKRF is encoded by the coding sequence TTGCTGTGCTACAAGACCGCAGGTATGGAAGAGTGGCCCGGAATTCTAGCGGTGTACGATTGTCCGGTTAACGTCGTCTTCAACGACGTGGAAGACGTCAAGTCCTTCGTGGAGGGTGTACTAAAGGGGGCCGGCCTAGAGGGGGTCCTTGAGTTCTCGAGTAACGAGGCGATCGGCTCCAGGACAGTCCTCTTCAGGCTACACTTTAAGCCCGTTGCATCAGCCCGCGAGTACGTCGGCATAAGGGTCGTCGCCGTCGACAACGTTGTGGCACGAGTATTATTTGTTGTACCAAGGGAGCTGGAGAGCGTATCCAGGGCGTTGGAGAGCGGGCTGACGATCGGCAGGTACAACCCAGACAAAGACATGAACGAGACCACCCAGGTAGCAGACCAGCAGGTCTACATACCGTACCCCGTGATATATGCTGTAAGGGGCGTCCCCAGAGTACAGCCCAGCGAGTGGTACCTTGAGGTAGCCGGCCTAGTCGAAAACAGTCCTATACTCCACTACAACGACCTAGTTAAGATGCCTATGGCGTCGATCACGACGGACTTCCACTGCGTCACAGGCTGGAGCGTTAGGTCGGTCCGGTTAAGGGGTGTCGAGACTAGGCTCGTCACCGAGTTGGCAAAACCCTTGAAGGAGGCTAGGTGGGTGTACATAACGGGATACGACAGCTACTCCGCTATAGTCCCGGTCAACGAGTTCTCGAAGGGGGTCCTAGTACTCTACATGGGCGACAAGCCCCTCCCGCCCGAGCACGGGGGTCCCGTCAGGCTCTTCTTCCCCGGCCTCTACGGCTGGAAGAGCGTTAAGTGGGTGAAGAGGCTGGAGTTCACCAGCGAGTACAGGGACGGCTACTGGGAGGTCATGGGTTACCACCCGAGAGGCAGAGTTGAAAACTCGGAGAGGTTTAAGAGGTTTTGA
- a CDS encoding SPL family radical SAM protein yields the protein MPDLDYALNPYLGCYHACTYCYARLYTRIREVSENWGEVVAVKVNIVEVLKKEAPSKPRGVVGLGTITDAYQPVEATYQLSRRSLEVLLPLGFKVSIQTKNPLVTRDVDILAAYKDRVDVGFTITTLDNKVASFIEPRAPPPSERASALKRLSERGVKTWLFYGPIIPGLNDGGDDVEALLRLAESTRSDFYYDSLHVKPFMSGGHVLAPYAKRATSYDWRSLFNYIESKCKEHNVKCLPGFARNNPSLSIRSFIKPAQS from the coding sequence TTGCCGGACTTAGACTACGCTCTAAACCCTTACCTCGGCTGCTACCACGCCTGCACGTACTGCTATGCTAGGCTCTACACTAGGATACGCGAAGTCTCAGAGAACTGGGGTGAGGTCGTAGCCGTCAAGGTAAACATAGTCGAAGTGCTGAAGAAGGAGGCCCCCAGCAAGCCTAGAGGGGTTGTAGGGCTAGGCACTATAACAGACGCCTACCAGCCCGTGGAGGCCACCTACCAGTTATCGCGTAGGTCGCTAGAGGTCCTCCTACCACTAGGGTTCAAAGTGAGTATTCAGACAAAGAACCCGCTCGTGACCAGGGACGTAGACATACTCGCGGCGTACAAAGACAGGGTGGACGTGGGCTTCACTATTACGACCCTCGACAACAAGGTCGCCTCTTTTATCGAGCCGAGGGCGCCGCCACCGAGCGAGAGAGCCAGTGCCCTGAAACGTCTCTCAGAGAGGGGGGTCAAGACGTGGCTGTTCTACGGACCGATAATACCAGGTCTGAACGACGGCGGGGACGACGTAGAGGCTCTACTCAGGCTAGCCGAGTCGACGCGCTCAGACTTCTACTACGACAGCCTGCACGTCAAGCCGTTCATGTCGGGAGGGCACGTTTTAGCCCCTTACGCTAAGAGGGCTACCTCTTACGACTGGAGAAGCCTGTTCAACTACATAGAGTCTAAGTGTAAAGAACACAACGTTAAATGTTTACCTGGCTTCGCGAGAAACAACCCTTCCCTCTCGATCAGGTCGTTCATTAAGCCGGCGCAAAGCTAA